In Aurantimicrobium minutum, the following proteins share a genomic window:
- the metK gene encoding methionine adenosyltransferase — protein sequence MSALRLFTSESVTEGHPDKICDQISDSILDNLLEQDKGSRVAVETLVTTGLVHVAGEVTTEGYAEIPEIVRNVVKDIGYTSSDIGFDGDSCGVSVSIGQQSPDIANLVFGQEEQGAGDQGIMFGYATTETAQLMPLPIYLSHRIAERLTEARKSGQLAYLRPDGKTQVTVGYEGIIPRTIETVVVSTQHAPQADSSLESLRADVIDYIIRPVLADAGFSSADTNFMVNPMGKFEIGGPKGDAGLTGRKIIVDTYGGASRHGGGAFSGKDPSKVDRSAAYAMRHVAKNAVAAGFAEKLEVQIAYAIGVAQPVGLYVETFGTGKVDDSVIIKAIRDTFDLSPAGIIRELDLLRPIYRQTAAYGHFGRELPDFTWEKLDKVDELRRLAGL from the coding sequence ATGAGCGCTTTACGACTATTCACTTCCGAATCTGTTACAGAAGGACACCCCGACAAAATCTGTGACCAGATTTCAGACAGCATTCTGGATAATCTGCTCGAACAGGACAAGGGCAGTCGAGTAGCCGTTGAAACCCTTGTTACTACTGGTTTGGTCCACGTTGCTGGTGAGGTTACAACCGAAGGTTATGCGGAGATTCCTGAGATCGTTCGCAACGTGGTTAAAGACATCGGTTACACCTCGTCAGACATCGGTTTTGATGGCGATAGCTGTGGTGTTTCAGTTTCCATCGGACAACAGTCACCTGACATTGCCAACCTCGTATTCGGACAAGAAGAGCAGGGTGCTGGCGATCAGGGCATCATGTTTGGATATGCCACCACAGAGACTGCACAGCTCATGCCGCTGCCAATCTATCTTTCACACCGCATTGCTGAACGCTTGACTGAAGCTCGCAAGAGCGGACAGCTCGCTTATCTTCGTCCTGATGGAAAAACTCAGGTCACTGTGGGTTATGAGGGAATCATTCCTCGAACCATCGAGACGGTAGTGGTGTCTACCCAACATGCACCACAGGCAGATTCGTCACTTGAGAGCCTGCGCGCAGATGTCATTGATTACATCATTCGCCCTGTTCTTGCAGACGCTGGTTTTAGCTCTGCCGACACAAACTTCATGGTCAACCCCATGGGCAAGTTCGAAATTGGCGGTCCCAAGGGTGATGCTGGTCTCACAGGACGCAAAATCATCGTGGACACGTATGGTGGTGCAAGCCGTCATGGTGGCGGTGCCTTCTCTGGAAAAGATCCCTCGAAGGTCGACCGTTCGGCAGCTTATGCAATGCGTCACGTCGCTAAGAATGCTGTAGCCGCAGGTTTTGCAGAAAAGCTTGAAGTACAGATAGCGTATGCCATCGGTGTGGCACAGCCAGTAGGTCTTTACGTGGAAACCTTTGGAACGGGCAAGGTTGATGACTCTGTCATTATTAAGGCAATTCGGGACACCTTTGATCTCAGCCCAGCAGGCATCATTCGAGAATTAGACCTTCTTCGTCCGATCTATCGTCAGACAGCTGCATATGGTCATTTTGGCCGTGAACTTCCTGATTTCACCTGGGAAAAGCTCGACAAGGTTGACGAACTTCGCCGTTTGGCTGGTCTGTAA
- the fmt gene encoding methionyl-tRNA formyltransferase, whose amino-acid sequence MKIIFAGTPEAAVPTLEALISSDFEVVAVLTRPDAPQGRKRILTPSPVAQVAIAQGIPVIYANRIEDEVQKAIEDSAADLGVVVAYGALLPQQTLDSVKLGWINLHFSTLPHWRGAAPVQWQVISGASQAGSSVFQLVQELDAGDVYDSREWLILPDETAGELLTRLSVLGARQVLDVVRSIDTRFAEPKPQIGESTYARKLSLEDGHLNLSQDSESVYNQFRGVTPEPGAFVLLGDERLKIVEARLGTDEEVVPSAITSVSKKLYLGCVTGSLELISVQPAGKQGMSAMDWFRGLRQEVVHVS is encoded by the coding sequence GTGAAGATAATTTTCGCAGGCACTCCAGAGGCCGCTGTTCCCACCCTCGAAGCCCTGATCAGCAGTGACTTCGAGGTTGTTGCCGTGTTGACGAGGCCAGATGCACCTCAAGGTCGCAAGCGCATCTTGACTCCGTCTCCGGTAGCACAGGTTGCAATTGCCCAGGGTATTCCAGTGATTTACGCCAATCGCATTGAAGATGAAGTTCAGAAAGCAATTGAAGATTCTGCAGCTGACTTAGGTGTTGTGGTTGCATATGGTGCTTTACTCCCACAGCAGACTCTTGATTCTGTGAAACTAGGCTGGATCAATCTTCACTTCTCAACTTTGCCTCACTGGCGTGGTGCTGCACCGGTTCAATGGCAGGTCATTTCTGGTGCATCACAGGCTGGTTCTTCTGTCTTTCAACTAGTTCAAGAACTAGATGCCGGTGATGTTTATGACTCACGGGAGTGGCTCATCCTTCCGGATGAAACCGCGGGGGAGTTGCTGACGAGGCTCTCGGTTCTTGGTGCACGGCAAGTTTTAGATGTAGTGCGATCTATTGACACTAGGTTTGCAGAGCCCAAGCCTCAAATTGGTGAGTCAACCTACGCTCGAAAACTTTCTCTAGAAGATGGTCACCTCAACCTCTCTCAGGATTCAGAATCTGTCTATAACCAATTCAGAGGTGTTACTCCAGAACCTGGTGCCTTCGTCCTCCTCGGTGACGAACGTCTCAAGATTGTTGAGGCCCGATTAGGGACGGATGAAGAGGTAGTTCCTTCTGCAATCACCTCAGTTTCTAAAAAGCTTTATCTGGGATGCGTTACTGGTTCTCTAGAACTGATCAGCGTTCAACCGGCTGGTAAACAAGGAATGTCTGCCATGGACTGGTTTCGTGGCCTCAGACAGGAAGTAGTACACGTTTCGTGA
- a CDS encoding RsmB/NOP family class I SAM-dependent RNA methyltransferase, with translation MNNDKRPPTKGPRRSRPVTPSRLVAFEVLMAVDVDDAYANLALPAKIKEFGLSSNDAGLATELTYGTLRMQGFYDRVIANAAARDIDTIDLVVLNILRMGVHQLLNMRVAQHAAVNESVNLAEHMASLGAVGFVNAVLRRTSRHDLEDWQEFITKDISNADERLAALYSHPVWIVRALKQSLEAENRGEELENLLASDNVNPRVTLVELPGFVDANDEVEGEPTNYSPLGMSLNTGGDPTRFARVREGVVRVQDEGSQLAALVLSRHHEITPGEKWLDMCAGPGGKAALLAAEATLGGAELTANEVIPGRADLVRKALAILPDVNVVTGDGVDIGLVQPNTFDRILLDAPCTGLGALRRRPEARWRKSPKDVGDLTALQAQLLTSALQALKPGGVLAYVTCSPHLAETRAIVEGALRKNQNVSELDARSALSEVAMESMDIAGDSLSVQLWPHRHGTDAMFMSLLTKSE, from the coding sequence GTGAACAACGACAAAAGACCGCCTACAAAAGGACCACGACGTTCGAGGCCTGTTACGCCATCGCGTCTGGTTGCTTTTGAGGTACTCATGGCCGTTGATGTTGATGACGCCTATGCAAACCTTGCCCTACCCGCAAAGATCAAAGAGTTTGGACTTAGCTCAAATGATGCTGGCCTAGCCACAGAACTCACTTATGGCACATTGCGGATGCAAGGGTTTTATGACCGTGTCATTGCAAATGCAGCAGCACGCGATATCGACACCATTGATTTAGTTGTGTTGAACATTCTTCGCATGGGAGTTCATCAACTACTGAATATGCGAGTGGCACAGCATGCAGCAGTTAATGAAAGTGTGAACCTTGCCGAACACATGGCTTCACTCGGTGCGGTTGGTTTCGTCAACGCTGTCCTTCGCCGCACAAGTCGTCACGACCTAGAAGACTGGCAAGAGTTCATCACTAAAGACATCTCGAATGCAGATGAGCGTCTCGCTGCTCTGTATTCGCATCCTGTGTGGATCGTTCGTGCCCTCAAGCAAAGCTTGGAAGCAGAGAATAGAGGTGAAGAGCTCGAGAATCTCCTGGCAAGTGACAACGTCAACCCTCGAGTGACTCTAGTTGAGCTTCCCGGTTTCGTTGATGCCAACGACGAAGTAGAAGGTGAACCCACGAACTACTCACCTCTAGGGATGTCGTTGAATACTGGTGGTGACCCAACGCGTTTTGCTCGCGTGCGAGAAGGTGTCGTTCGTGTTCAAGATGAAGGCTCTCAACTTGCTGCCCTCGTTCTCTCTCGTCACCACGAGATCACACCAGGCGAGAAGTGGCTGGATATGTGTGCAGGTCCAGGCGGCAAAGCGGCACTTCTGGCTGCAGAAGCAACACTAGGTGGAGCTGAATTAACTGCAAATGAAGTTATTCCAGGACGTGCAGACCTGGTTCGTAAAGCCCTAGCCATCCTTCCTGACGTTAACGTTGTTACCGGAGATGGTGTTGATATTGGACTGGTCCAGCCAAATACCTTTGATCGTATTCTTCTTGATGCTCCATGTACTGGATTAGGAGCTCTGCGACGCCGTCCCGAGGCTAGATGGAGAAAATCTCCTAAGGATGTTGGTGATCTCACCGCGCTGCAGGCTCAACTTCTCACCAGCGCGCTTCAAGCGCTGAAGCCCGGGGGAGTTCTTGCCTATGTCACGTGTTCTCCGCACCTGGCCGAGACTCGAGCAATAGTCGAAGGTGCACTTCGAAAGAATCAGAATGTTTCTGAGCTTGATGCACGTTCTGCTTTATCTGAAGTAGCAATGGAATCCATGGATATTGCCGGAGATTCATTATCTGTTCAGCTGTGGCCGCATCGACATGGCACAGATGCCATGTTCATGTCACTTCTGACTAAGTCGGAATAG
- the rpe gene encoding ribulose-phosphate 3-epimerase gives MAIRINPSILSADFVNMERDLGAIATADLAHVDVMDNHFVPNLTFGPQMVGRIQDVSPIPLDVHLMIENPEHWAPGYAELGAYSVTFHAESTDNPVAVARRLREIGARAGLAVKPGTDIEPYLELMPEFDQILVMTVEPGFGGQSFIPDVMPKLELLDAARKKSGLDVWLQVDGGITLDTIVIAAEAGADTFVAGSSVYNSGNPEKAIAGLRAAAHYGHKH, from the coding sequence ATGGCTATTCGGATCAATCCCAGCATTCTTTCTGCTGACTTCGTCAACATGGAACGAGACTTGGGTGCCATAGCAACTGCAGATCTTGCACATGTCGATGTGATGGACAATCATTTTGTCCCCAATCTCACTTTTGGCCCGCAGATGGTTGGGCGCATTCAGGATGTGTCGCCAATCCCTCTTGATGTTCACCTCATGATTGAGAATCCTGAACACTGGGCGCCCGGTTATGCAGAACTTGGTGCGTATTCGGTGACCTTTCACGCTGAGTCCACAGACAATCCCGTTGCAGTCGCGCGCCGTTTGCGTGAAATCGGTGCTCGAGCAGGTCTAGCGGTAAAGCCAGGTACTGATATTGAGCCATACCTGGAACTCATGCCCGAGTTTGATCAAATTCTCGTGATGACAGTTGAACCCGGTTTTGGTGGGCAATCGTTTATCCCTGATGTCATGCCTAAGCTCGAGTTGCTTGATGCAGCACGAAAGAAATCAGGTCTAGACGTCTGGCTGCAAGTAGATGGTGGCATCACCCTGGACACCATCGTCATTGCCGCAGAAGCCGGTGCAGACACTTTTGTTGCTGGTTCAAGCGTCTATAACTCTGGAAATCCAGAAAAGGCCATTGCTGGTTTGAGAGCTGCGGCTCACTATGGGCACAAGCACTAG
- a CDS encoding phosphoribosyl-ATP diphosphatase, with protein MKSFDSLFSELSAKAVERPEGSRTVAELDAGVHAIGKKIVEEAAEVWMAAEYESHEATAEEISQLLYHVQVLMIAKGISLDEVNHHL; from the coding sequence GTGAAATCTTTTGATTCCCTCTTCTCCGAGCTCTCAGCAAAGGCTGTCGAGCGCCCAGAAGGTTCGCGAACTGTAGCTGAACTTGATGCTGGCGTTCACGCTATTGGTAAGAAAATCGTTGAAGAAGCAGCAGAAGTCTGGATGGCTGCTGAATACGAATCTCACGAGGCAACTGCCGAAGAAATTTCTCAGCTTCTCTACCATGTGCAGGTTTTGATGATTGCCAAGGGCATCTCGCTCGACGAAGTCAACCATCATCTCTAA
- the hisG gene encoding ATP phosphoribosyltransferase: MLRVAIPNKGSLAEISAEMLYEAGYTGRKDPRDLHYSDTRNGVEFFYLRPRDIATYVGSGALDVGITGRDLLLDSYSEAKEIAELSFGDSTFRFAGPAGSFSDLSDLAGKRVATSYPGLVGTFLAQAGVQSNLVKLDGAVESAVRLGVADAVADVVSTGSTLRKAGLDIFGPVILESTAVLISRDASIDGISTLMRRLQGVLVAKQYVLMDYDVPKKFLDEACAIAPGIESPTVSPLHDPEWVAVRVMVPRADRNDVMDKLYYLGARAILVSAIHAARL; encoded by the coding sequence ATGTTGCGCGTAGCTATTCCAAACAAAGGCTCTTTAGCTGAGATATCAGCAGAAATGCTCTACGAAGCCGGATACACCGGTCGTAAAGATCCCAGAGATCTCCACTACTCCGATACTCGGAATGGTGTGGAGTTCTTCTATCTTCGTCCGAGAGATATCGCCACATATGTTGGTTCGGGTGCGCTGGATGTAGGAATCACAGGCCGCGATTTACTGCTTGATTCTTACTCAGAAGCTAAAGAAATTGCCGAACTTTCATTCGGTGACTCCACATTTCGTTTTGCTGGGCCTGCAGGATCTTTCTCAGATCTTTCCGATCTCGCAGGAAAGCGTGTTGCTACGAGCTACCCAGGTCTCGTGGGTACTTTCCTTGCACAAGCCGGAGTGCAGTCAAACCTGGTCAAGTTGGACGGTGCTGTTGAATCGGCCGTTCGCTTGGGTGTTGCCGACGCTGTTGCTGATGTTGTCTCTACCGGTTCGACTCTGCGTAAGGCTGGTCTGGATATCTTCGGCCCTGTCATCCTCGAATCCACAGCTGTGTTGATTAGTCGCGATGCCTCCATCGATGGCATTAGCACCCTGATGCGTCGTTTGCAGGGTGTTCTTGTGGCAAAACAGTATGTCCTGATGGATTACGACGTACCTAAGAAATTCCTAGATGAAGCTTGTGCGATTGCACCTGGTATTGAGTCACCCACAGTTAGCCCACTGCACGACCCCGAATGGGTTGCCGTGCGAGTTATGGTTCCACGTGCGGATCGTAATGACGTCATGGACAAGCTCTATTACCTTGGTGCCCGCGCCATATTGGTTTCTGCGATTCACGCTGCTCGCCTGTAA